One Pseudomonas sp. HOU2 genomic window carries:
- a CDS encoding DUF2135 domain-containing protein yields the protein MRSFLWLLIGLACAPALRAAPTAELSEPSGGWRYNGLLDRSENPQVAYPTPPIDRGIQRNRTMIQGQLKAIGNQRGPHTLAVNGNPLNLYTDDDGRFARPYAFGAGSNSVEVRSAEGQSLKRVQFYEANNLRTPAKIRVVLGWDDPKAELDLHIITPDGQHAFFAHTALTNGGGLDPDGVDGPGPEMFTMTAPLHGTYLVYVNYWGNFGDGGYNFEEASNQNEVITSQITLVLNENTIDEKRETFIVPLRAIGDLLLVKTFNY from the coding sequence ATGCGTTCATTTCTTTGGCTGCTGATCGGCTTGGCCTGCGCGCCTGCGCTGCGGGCGGCCCCGACTGCCGAGCTGTCGGAACCGTCCGGCGGCTGGCGCTATAACGGTCTGCTTGATCGCAGTGAAAACCCGCAAGTTGCTTATCCGACGCCGCCGATCGACCGCGGCATCCAGCGCAATCGCACGATGATCCAGGGCCAGCTCAAGGCCATCGGCAATCAGCGCGGGCCGCATACGCTGGCGGTCAACGGCAATCCATTGAATCTGTACACCGACGATGACGGGCGGTTCGCCCGGCCCTATGCGTTCGGCGCCGGCTCCAACAGTGTCGAAGTGCGCAGCGCCGAGGGCCAGTCGCTCAAGCGTGTGCAGTTCTATGAAGCGAATAACCTGCGCACCCCGGCGAAGATCCGCGTGGTGCTCGGCTGGGACGATCCCAAAGCCGAACTCGATCTGCACATCATTACGCCCGACGGCCAGCATGCGTTCTTCGCCCACACGGCGTTGACCAACGGCGGCGGTCTGGACCCGGACGGTGTCGACGGCCCCGGCCCGGAAATGTTCACCATGACCGCGCCGCTGCATGGCACTTATCTGGTTTACGTCAACTATTGGGGCAACTTCGGCGACGGCGGCTATAACTTCGAGGAGGCCAGCAATCAGAACGAGGTCATCACCTCGCAAATCACGCTGGTGCTCAACGAAAACACGATCGACGAAAAACGCGAAACATTCATCGTGCCCCTGCGGGCGATCGGTGATCTGCTGCTGGTCAAGACTTTCAACTATTAA
- a CDS encoding DUF2138 domain-containing protein, with protein MSDNAASPVVPTPAGQPSRRWPALLIGLVLVAGVAGGLGWLLHKPKVPAAALASDKLGLSRPDALLETRSLSQLPKDLLTVPFLKATLTEDFVFYYETHADRLGLIGSLRRIIYEHDLKLQDSLIEQLFDQPADVALWRGADGRLKDFLLVMDRGGLAKLLEPLAKVALDDSQLSVFGSLKVGGDEVPLYQLSYNASKSLLFASRGDKLVVLSNPNKYYDPANGESEESGHVSPQALAALLNGDKLFPEAFGLPAKAPEIKQRLSVNSSVLAMGYQRFIPNFAGLRFDMDDKGWHSYLAMDELDNQPDFDFKPVWQAMPLGASACVTLPVAAEPQKPLLVKLGADEAVAQKLTEHVAGAAGLCWYADSRLYTPLLVASLKDEDSSKLDGDLGTLFGSMVGAYETNVDEHAFPVVEKQEGQSHVWQRQVSSNFGPYAAKTAENPDAISGRAFMKVSLARHGSTLLFSLDDKLVDKALGTLDKRFPPMADVLPKDVLMPIYFGPDSMAQLMQQETLDSLPQDMEPVFYNAAQTYLIPKLRTLGGYGKYALTLPEGSEPDGHWQWLPLEWKAL; from the coding sequence ATGAGTGATAACGCTGCTTCTCCGGTCGTCCCGACACCTGCCGGCCAACCTTCCCGGCGCTGGCCAGCGCTGCTGATCGGCCTGGTCCTGGTGGCCGGGGTGGCCGGTGGTCTCGGCTGGCTGCTGCACAAGCCCAAGGTGCCGGCGGCGGCATTGGCCAGTGACAAACTCGGCCTGAGTCGTCCGGATGCGCTGCTGGAAACCCGCTCCCTGAGCCAGTTGCCCAAGGACCTGCTGACGGTGCCGTTTCTCAAGGCCACGCTCACCGAAGATTTCGTCTTCTATTACGAAACCCACGCCGACCGCCTGGGGCTGATCGGCAGCCTGCGGCGGATCATCTACGAACACGACCTGAAGCTGCAGGACAGCCTGATCGAGCAGCTTTTCGATCAACCCGCCGACGTCGCGTTGTGGCGCGGTGCCGATGGCCGGCTAAAGGATTTTCTGTTGGTGATGGATCGCGGCGGCTTGGCGAAGCTGCTCGAACCGCTGGCGAAAGTGGCGCTGGACGATTCGCAGCTCAGCGTGTTCGGCAGCCTCAAGGTCGGCGGTGACGAAGTGCCGCTGTACCAGCTCAGCTACAACGCCAGCAAATCGCTGCTGTTCGCGTCGCGCGGCGACAAGCTGGTGGTGCTGTCCAACCCGAACAAGTATTACGACCCGGCCAACGGTGAATCGGAAGAGTCCGGACACGTCTCGCCGCAGGCGCTGGCCGCGCTGCTCAACGGCGACAAACTGTTCCCCGAGGCTTTCGGTCTGCCCGCGAAGGCGCCGGAAATCAAACAGCGTCTGTCGGTCAATTCCAGCGTCCTTGCGATGGGCTATCAGCGCTTCATCCCGAACTTCGCCGGGCTGCGTTTCGACATGGACGACAAGGGCTGGCACAGCTATCTCGCCATGGATGAACTGGATAACCAGCCGGACTTCGATTTCAAACCGGTGTGGCAAGCCATGCCGCTGGGCGCCAGTGCCTGCGTGACCCTGCCGGTGGCGGCTGAACCGCAGAAACCGCTGCTGGTGAAACTCGGTGCCGACGAAGCGGTGGCGCAGAAACTCACCGAGCACGTGGCCGGCGCAGCGGGCCTGTGCTGGTACGCCGATTCACGGTTGTACACGCCGTTGCTGGTCGCCAGCCTGAAGGACGAGGACAGCAGCAAGCTCGATGGCGACCTGGGCACGCTGTTCGGTTCGATGGTTGGCGCCTACGAGACGAATGTCGACGAACACGCGTTCCCGGTGGTCGAGAAACAGGAAGGTCAGAGCCATGTCTGGCAGCGTCAGGTCAGCTCCAATTTCGGCCCCTACGCAGCGAAGACTGCCGAGAATCCGGACGCGATCAGCGGCCGCGCCTTCATGAAAGTCAGCCTCGCCCGCCACGGTTCGACGCTGCTGTTTTCCCTCGACGACAAACTGGTCGACAAGGCCCTCGGGACCCTCGATAAACGCTTCCCGCCGATGGCCGACGTGCTGCCCAAAGACGTGCTGATGCCGATCTACTTCGGCCCGGATTCGATGGCGCAACTGATGCAGCAGGAAACCCTCGACAGCCTGCCGCAGGACATGGAGCCGGTGTTCTACAACGCCGCGCAAACCTACCTGATTCCGAAACTGCGCACCCTCGGCGGTTATGGCAAATACGCCCTGACCCTGCCGGAAGGCAGCGAGCCTGACGGCCACTGGCAATGGCTGCCGCTGGAATGGAAAGCGCTGTGA
- the ispA gene encoding (2E,6E)-farnesyl diphosphate synthase → MIAAYSATSQARVNAALEMLFKAPLPELSRLYEAMHYSVMIGGKRVRPLLAYAACEALGGKAEQANGAACAVELIHAYSLVHDDLPAMDDDDLRRGQPTTHKKFDEACAILAGDGLQSLAFSALLDPRLSNLDADIRLQQVTALAHAAGPAGMVGGQAIDLGSVGLKLDQQALEQMHRHKTGALIEVSVKLGALASGRAEQDQLKALQTYAQAIGLAFQVQDDILDVESDTETLGKRQGADIARDKPTYPALLGLDAAKVYALELRDQALHALRPFDAAAEPLRDLARYIVERRN, encoded by the coding sequence ATGATTGCAGCGTATTCGGCGACCAGCCAGGCGCGGGTCAATGCGGCACTGGAAATGCTCTTCAAGGCACCGCTGCCGGAGCTGTCGCGCCTGTATGAGGCGATGCACTACAGCGTGATGATCGGCGGCAAACGCGTGCGTCCGCTGCTGGCCTACGCCGCGTGCGAAGCGCTGGGCGGCAAGGCTGAGCAAGCCAACGGCGCGGCCTGCGCGGTGGAGCTGATCCACGCCTATTCGCTGGTGCACGACGATTTGCCGGCGATGGACGACGACGATCTGCGTCGCGGCCAGCCCACCACCCACAAGAAATTCGACGAAGCCTGCGCGATTCTCGCCGGTGACGGCTTGCAGAGCCTGGCCTTCAGCGCCCTGCTCGACCCGCGTCTGAGCAACCTCGACGCTGACATCCGTCTGCAACAGGTCACGGCGCTGGCGCACGCGGCCGGCCCGGCAGGCATGGTCGGCGGTCAGGCCATCGACCTCGGCTCGGTCGGCCTGAAGCTGGATCAGCAAGCGCTGGAGCAAATGCACCGGCACAAGACCGGCGCGTTGATCGAAGTCAGCGTCAAGCTCGGCGCCCTGGCCAGCGGCCGCGCCGAGCAGGATCAACTCAAAGCCCTGCAGACTTATGCACAGGCCATCGGTCTGGCCTTCCAGGTGCAGGACGACATTCTCGACGTCGAAAGCGATACCGAAACCCTCGGTAAACGCCAGGGCGCCGACATCGCTCGCGACAAACCGACCTACCCGGCCCTGCTGGGGCTGGACGCGGCCAAGGTCTACGCTCTGGAACTGCGCGATCAGGCCCTGCACGCGCTGCGACCGTTTGACGCGGCAGCCGAGCCTTTGCGCGACCTGGCCCGGTATATCGTCGAGCGGCGCAACTGA
- a CDS encoding DUF1175 family protein, whose protein sequence is MESAVTALIRSLGLLALLLSAGARAVEAPALDPAQSQVFRAWFVRIAQEQLSQGPSPRWYQQDCAGLVRFAANEALKIHDDKWLRSNGLSNRYLPPELTLSDEQRKLAQQWQQGGGKVGPYVNAIKLIQFNSQLVSRDVSQARPGDLMFFDQGDDQHLMIWMGRYIAYHTGTTTPTDNGMRSASLQQLMTWKDTRWIPDAANPNFIGVYRLNFLSQ, encoded by the coding sequence ATGGAAAGCGCTGTGACGGCATTGATCCGCAGCCTCGGCTTGCTCGCGCTGCTGCTCAGCGCCGGTGCCCGAGCGGTTGAAGCACCGGCGCTGGATCCGGCGCAGTCCCAGGTGTTCCGCGCCTGGTTCGTGCGCATCGCTCAGGAGCAACTGAGCCAGGGCCCGAGCCCGCGCTGGTATCAGCAGGACTGCGCAGGCCTTGTGCGTTTCGCCGCCAACGAAGCGCTGAAAATCCACGACGACAAATGGCTGCGCAGCAATGGCCTGTCCAATCGCTACCTGCCGCCGGAGCTGACGCTCAGCGATGAGCAGCGCAAGCTCGCCCAGCAATGGCAGCAGGGCGGCGGCAAGGTCGGGCCGTACGTCAACGCGATCAAACTGATTCAGTTCAACAGCCAACTGGTCAGCCGCGACGTGTCCCAGGCACGCCCCGGTGACCTGATGTTTTTCGATCAGGGCGACGACCAGCACCTGATGATCTGGATGGGCCGCTACATCGCCTATCACACCGGCACGACCACCCCCACTGACAACGGCATGCGTTCGGCAAGCCTGCAGCAACTCATGACATGGAAGGACACCCGATGGATACCCGACGCAGCCAACCCCAACTTCATCGGCGTCTATCGACTGAACTTTCTCTCCCAATGA
- a CDS encoding exodeoxyribonuclease VII small subunit: MARKKAALDFEQSLADLQTLVERLENGELSLEDSLTAFEQGIGLTRDCQAALAQAEQKVQVLLERDGELAEEPFDAEQPE; the protein is encoded by the coding sequence ATGGCCCGCAAAAAAGCTGCACTGGATTTCGAACAGTCCCTCGCCGACCTGCAAACACTGGTCGAGCGTCTGGAGAACGGTGAATTGTCGCTGGAAGACTCGCTGACCGCTTTCGAGCAGGGCATCGGTCTGACCCGTGACTGCCAGGCAGCGCTGGCCCAGGCCGAGCAGAAGGTGCAAGTGCTGCTGGAGCGCGATGGCGAACTCGCCGAGGAACCCTTCGACGCGGAACAGCCAGAATGA
- a CDS encoding DUF2300 domain-containing protein, with protein MNRPLLWLLMCVMPALATAQDEPLRLAYKGELLALNHTQLIAREPLPPTLDTPLGSLWKLFVYAWLVDTGAREPAYECRGQSKEEVYCCSAGGRIERDQALVKSCGLYFEPARLGIAAADWRTYWQARQAPSWLLDLPTVQPATRVSVADLLRVLSLLPAQEQMRRVLLDVVLNAADGNVVGELGGRLRVKTWSWLGDQDPQSRQGGFAGWTADGSPIWAGGRGTSQMVLRHYGQALATVLPATWPAEAGRCVEVGLFSRYPLMRVLAGERVVTSGPLQGDYRVEFANGNALDIHSAGELFLLNDKLVARLDREEYVARVLEREAKSEPAEAAKALAVAIRTYLLQNATRNGDCLSIDDSSNRQRVAPRPASAESRNIAAWTADLVLAGSTVTYHSDQPGPDKLAWQQAVEQANAGQRYDAILLHAYPRASLSRWDNPVASCEALPAAQDWLQKQRRGWRPTLESETGYNEVSTFAVCKLAFGRPFVDRERQRIYVRGVLTLQDRLDLTHEYLHLAFEAHPNGQDETYIEGLARHLLLE; from the coding sequence ATGAACCGGCCGCTGCTATGGCTGCTGATGTGTGTGATGCCTGCGCTGGCGACGGCGCAGGATGAGCCGTTGCGGCTGGCGTACAAGGGCGAGTTGCTGGCGTTGAATCACACGCAACTGATCGCTCGCGAGCCATTGCCGCCGACGCTGGATACGCCGCTGGGCAGTCTGTGGAAATTGTTCGTGTATGCGTGGCTGGTAGATACCGGTGCGCGCGAGCCGGCGTATGAATGTCGCGGGCAGTCGAAGGAGGAGGTTTATTGCTGCTCGGCGGGTGGCAGGATCGAGCGTGATCAGGCGTTGGTGAAGTCCTGCGGCTTGTACTTCGAGCCGGCGCGGTTGGGCATTGCTGCTGCCGATTGGCGCACGTATTGGCAGGCGCGGCAGGCGCCTTCGTGGTTGCTGGATTTGCCAACCGTGCAACCGGCCACGCGGGTTTCCGTGGCTGACTTGCTGAGGGTGTTGTCGTTGCTGCCGGCGCAGGAGCAGATGCGCCGCGTGTTGCTCGACGTCGTGCTGAATGCGGCGGACGGTAATGTCGTCGGTGAACTCGGTGGGCGTTTGCGAGTGAAAACCTGGAGCTGGCTCGGTGATCAGGATCCGCAGTCGCGGCAGGGCGGGTTTGCCGGATGGACGGCGGACGGCTCGCCGATCTGGGCCGGTGGGCGCGGCACCAGTCAGATGGTCTTGCGCCATTACGGACAGGCACTGGCGACGGTGTTGCCAGCGACGTGGCCGGCGGAGGCGGGGCGTTGTGTCGAAGTCGGACTGTTCTCGCGCTATCCGCTGATGCGGGTTCTGGCTGGCGAGCGGGTGGTGACTTCTGGCCCATTGCAAGGCGACTACCGCGTCGAATTTGCCAACGGTAACGCGCTGGATATCCACAGCGCCGGCGAATTGTTTCTGCTCAACGATAAACTGGTTGCACGGCTCGATCGCGAAGAATACGTCGCCCGTGTGCTTGAGCGCGAAGCCAAATCCGAACCTGCCGAAGCTGCCAAGGCACTGGCCGTGGCGATCCGCACCTATCTGCTGCAAAACGCCACGCGCAACGGCGATTGCCTGAGCATCGACGACAGCAGCAACCGTCAGCGCGTCGCCCCGCGCCCGGCCTCCGCCGAGTCGCGCAACATCGCGGCGTGGACCGCGGATCTGGTGCTGGCCGGCAGCACCGTCACCTATCACTCCGACCAACCCGGCCCGGACAAACTCGCCTGGCAACAAGCCGTAGAACAGGCCAACGCCGGCCAGCGCTACGACGCGATTCTGCTGCACGCCTATCCGCGCGCGAGCCTCAGCCGTTGGGACAACCCGGTGGCCTCCTGCGAAGCGTTGCCCGCCGCGCAAGACTGGCTGCAAAAGCAGCGTCGCGGCTGGCGTCCGACGCTGGAAAGCGAAACCGGCTACAACGAAGTCAGCACGTTCGCCGTGTGCAAACTGGCGTTCGGCCGCCCGTTCGTTGATCGCGAACGCCAGCGCATTTATGTGCGCGGCGTGCTGACTTTGCAGGATCGCCTCGACCTGACTCACGAATACCTGCACCTGGCCTTTGAAGCACATCCCAATGGCCAGGATGAAACCTACATCGAAGGGCTCGCCCGTCACCTCTTGCTGGAATAG
- a CDS encoding alpha-2-macroglobulin — protein sequence MTGARMLRLCARIPLLLALLLPLATVNAEDSVEPSGYTPVSGESFFLLADSSFAADEQAMVRLEAPGRDYRRFRMEPYGGADIRVYRIDKPLDFLKRQKNLHRVVSDGQFKGEGLSNTLAYLWDNWYRKSRRVMQRAFSYESRKQVTEEVPELKMGNAIAAPTPYDAQPQFALIPGLPVVSQFRYPLWQAKPIQPPAGVNLAGSSSEFVSVAPGNVYIPLGNLKPGLYLVEALIGKYRATTMVFVSNTVAVSKIAGDELLVWAARKHEGSSVPKVNVLWTDGLGVMSSGATDADGLLRLKHVSPERSFVIGEDEEGGVFVSENFYYDSEIYDTKLYAFTDRPLYRPGDWVSLKIVGREFKNARDSVLPGAADVNVSVLDATGTELQRLDLKLDSKAGTQGRFQLPDNAVAGGYEIRFSYKDQAYSSAFRVAEYIKPHFEISLNLAKQDYRTGEPVKGSLVLLYPDGKPVANAKLSLSLRAQQLSMVDNELQYLGQFPVELTSTELTTDSKGNATLDLPAADKPSRYMLTVFASDGAAYRVKTTKEILIDRGAASFRLSAPQRFSAVNDKVAFSYANEGGSEQSKAVTPSSYGWVRLEDQSTGEGKLAATDKSFSIAFERPGTYNLTLKDQHGRVLGATGHSVTGDGVKAVPGTVEIVLDKPEYKAGDEALALITFPEPVSDALLSLERDKVEATALLAKGGDWLKLEKLSDTQYRARIPVKDNFAPNLTFSVLYTKGGQYSFQNAGIKVIAPQIDVAISTDKAVYLPGDTVTVDLTTQFAGKAMPAHLTVSVVDEMVYALQPEVAPTIDQFFYHPRRNNVRTSASLSFISYDVALPGSPGAPGKANRSERGVKVLERPRREDVDTAAWQPELLTGADGKTRFTFKMPDSLTRWRITARAIADDGQVGQKKQFVRSEKPLYLKWSGPSKFRKGDQPQLGVFAFSQAEKPVKAELVTHYAGAEQRLPVTLNNGINYVPLPAFTLATGEWTAELVQDGKTADSLAARLIATGDGWQVTQTQSLDVASGDTPLSLPADATNIRLRLDDSPQALFRSALDDLLSYPYGGVEQTASRLLPLSIAYPSLASSPQIRDRLRLIMQNSRLRLVQMAGPSASFTWWGFDGEPDAFLTAYAYYADWNASQVLELTLPPEHWQRVLEVYAKQAPNTPLLQRALILSFAKQMHLPVNTLLSGLMDDLAKAGEGNAETLMDDGEDSLVMSDPDSALGLAAARVLTAALATQSKVALPEAFNRQVGAAQQRLAVSSQPFAEALNLSLQAFDQTRATALLQRLLPQQSTLERALALSWLQRSIAQASPTIALMPGEGWKKNYGATGEMFWTWQGATPVPSVLSVSGIQERPLRAALSFQTQQPAVDPMAVTITRRLSRLVPGDEAFTFKLEPVGSKPLSSDSLYLDEVILTSKAPKPLRYGMLEVPLPPGADVERTTWGIKLQGKDGTEPTALEKARFEPGQLAYAVPVDALSGELRLRHLVRFSQKGQFNLPPVRFTQVYAPQHQAQEAKAALGQVTVN from the coding sequence ATGACCGGTGCCCGCATGCTGCGACTCTGCGCTCGAATTCCTCTGCTGCTGGCGCTGTTGCTGCCACTGGCGACCGTCAACGCTGAAGATTCGGTGGAGCCGAGCGGCTACACGCCGGTCTCTGGTGAAAGCTTCTTCCTGCTGGCCGACAGCAGTTTCGCCGCCGACGAGCAGGCGATGGTGCGTCTCGAAGCCCCCGGTCGCGACTACCGCCGCTTCCGCATGGAACCCTATGGCGGTGCCGACATTCGCGTATACCGCATCGACAAACCGCTGGATTTCCTCAAGCGCCAAAAGAACCTGCACCGCGTGGTCAGCGACGGCCAGTTCAAGGGCGAAGGCCTGTCCAACACCCTCGCGTACCTGTGGGACAACTGGTACCGCAAATCGCGGCGGGTGATGCAGCGTGCGTTCTCCTACGAGTCGCGCAAGCAGGTCACCGAGGAAGTGCCGGAACTGAAGATGGGCAACGCCATCGCCGCGCCGACGCCGTACGACGCGCAGCCGCAATTCGCCTTGATCCCGGGCCTGCCGGTGGTCAGCCAGTTCCGTTATCCGCTGTGGCAGGCCAAACCGATTCAGCCACCGGCCGGGGTCAATCTGGCCGGGTCTTCCAGCGAGTTCGTCAGCGTTGCGCCGGGTAACGTGTACATCCCGTTGGGCAACCTGAAACCGGGCCTGTATCTGGTCGAAGCGCTGATCGGCAAGTACCGCGCGACCACCATGGTTTTCGTCTCCAACACCGTGGCGGTGAGCAAGATTGCCGGCGATGAACTGCTGGTCTGGGCCGCGCGCAAACACGAAGGCAGTTCGGTGCCGAAGGTCAATGTGCTTTGGACTGACGGCCTCGGCGTGATGAGCAGCGGTGCCACCGATGCCGATGGTTTGCTGCGTCTGAAACACGTCAGCCCCGAGCGTTCGTTCGTCATTGGCGAGGACGAAGAGGGCGGGGTGTTCGTCTCGGAAAACTTCTATTACGACAGCGAAATCTACGACACCAAACTCTATGCGTTCACCGACCGACCGCTGTATCGCCCGGGGGATTGGGTGTCGCTGAAGATCGTCGGTCGCGAGTTCAAGAATGCGCGGGATTCGGTATTGCCGGGCGCTGCTGACGTCAACGTCAGTGTGCTTGATGCCACTGGCACCGAGCTGCAACGCCTCGACCTGAAACTCGATTCCAAGGCCGGCACTCAGGGCCGTTTCCAGTTGCCGGACAACGCCGTAGCCGGTGGTTACGAGATCCGTTTCAGCTACAAGGATCAGGCCTACAGCAGCGCCTTCCGCGTGGCTGAATACATCAAGCCGCACTTCGAGATTTCGCTGAATCTGGCCAAGCAGGATTACCGCACCGGCGAGCCGGTGAAGGGCAGTCTGGTGCTGCTGTACCCGGACGGCAAACCGGTGGCCAACGCCAAACTGAGCCTGAGCCTGCGCGCCCAGCAACTGTCGATGGTCGACAACGAGCTGCAATACCTCGGGCAATTCCCGGTGGAGTTGACCAGCACTGAACTGACCACCGACAGCAAGGGCAACGCGACCCTCGACCTGCCGGCCGCCGACAAACCGAGCCGCTACATGCTCACCGTGTTTGCCAGCGACGGCGCGGCGTATCGGGTCAAGACCACCAAGGAAATCCTCATCGACCGTGGCGCTGCAAGCTTCCGTCTGAGCGCGCCGCAACGTTTCAGCGCGGTCAACGATAAGGTCGCGTTCAGCTACGCCAACGAGGGCGGCAGCGAGCAGAGCAAAGCCGTGACCCCGAGCAGCTACGGCTGGGTGCGTCTGGAAGACCAGAGCACCGGTGAAGGCAAACTGGCGGCGACGGACAAGAGCTTCAGCATCGCTTTCGAACGTCCGGGCACTTACAACCTGACGCTGAAGGATCAGCACGGTCGCGTCCTCGGCGCCACCGGCCATTCGGTCACCGGTGACGGTGTCAAAGCAGTGCCGGGCACCGTGGAAATCGTCCTCGACAAGCCCGAGTACAAGGCCGGCGATGAAGCGCTGGCACTGATCACCTTCCCGGAGCCGGTCAGCGATGCGCTGTTGTCGCTGGAGCGCGACAAGGTCGAAGCCACCGCGCTGCTGGCCAAGGGCGGCGACTGGCTGAAACTGGAAAAACTCAGCGACACCCAATACCGCGCGCGCATTCCGGTAAAGGACAATTTCGCGCCGAACCTGACCTTCTCGGTGCTGTACACCAAGGGCGGCCAGTACAGCTTCCAGAACGCCGGGATCAAGGTGATCGCGCCGCAAATCGACGTGGCGATCAGCACCGACAAAGCGGTGTATCTGCCGGGCGATACCGTGACCGTTGACCTGACCACGCAGTTCGCCGGCAAAGCGATGCCGGCGCACCTGACCGTCAGCGTCGTCGATGAAATGGTCTATGCGCTGCAACCGGAAGTCGCGCCGACCATCGACCAGTTCTTCTACCATCCACGGCGCAATAACGTGCGCACCAGCGCCAGCCTGTCATTCATCAGTTATGACGTGGCGTTGCCGGGCAGCCCCGGCGCACCGGGCAAGGCCAACCGCAGCGAACGTGGGGTGAAAGTGCTGGAGCGTCCGCGTCGCGAAGACGTCGACACCGCCGCATGGCAGCCAGAGTTGTTGACCGGTGCTGACGGCAAAACCCGCTTCACCTTCAAGATGCCGGACTCGCTGACCCGCTGGCGCATCACTGCGCGGGCGATTGCCGACGACGGTCAGGTCGGGCAGAAGAAACAGTTCGTCCGTTCGGAAAAACCGCTGTACCTGAAGTGGAGCGGGCCGAGCAAATTCCGCAAGGGCGATCAGCCGCAACTCGGTGTATTCGCTTTCAGTCAGGCTGAAAAACCGGTCAAGGCTGAACTGGTCACCCATTACGCGGGCGCCGAACAACGCCTGCCGGTAACCCTGAACAACGGCATCAACTACGTGCCGCTGCCCGCGTTTACCCTGGCGACCGGTGAGTGGACAGCGGAGCTGGTGCAGGATGGTAAAACCGCGGACTCTCTCGCTGCGCGCCTGATCGCCACCGGCGACGGCTGGCAAGTGACGCAAACCCAGAGCCTCGACGTCGCCAGCGGCGATACCCCGTTGAGTCTGCCGGCCGACGCCACCAACATTCGCCTGCGTCTGGATGACAGCCCGCAAGCGCTGTTCCGTTCCGCCCTCGATGATCTGCTGAGCTATCCGTACGGTGGCGTCGAGCAGACCGCCAGCCGCTTGCTGCCGTTGAGCATCGCTTATCCGTCGCTGGCATCGAGCCCGCAGATCCGCGATCGCCTGCGCCTGATCATGCAGAACAGCCGTCTGCGTCTGGTGCAAATGGCCGGGCCGTCGGCGAGCTTCACCTGGTGGGGCTTCGACGGCGAGCCGGACGCGTTCCTCACCGCTTACGCCTACTACGCCGACTGGAACGCCAGTCAGGTGCTGGAACTGACCTTGCCGCCGGAGCATTGGCAGCGAGTGCTGGAGGTCTACGCCAAGCAAGCGCCGAACACGCCGTTACTGCAGCGGGCGCTGATCCTGTCGTTCGCCAAACAGATGCATTTGCCGGTGAACACCTTGCTCAGCGGTTTGATGGACGATCTGGCGAAGGCCGGTGAGGGCAATGCCGAAACCCTGATGGACGACGGCGAAGACAGCCTGGTGATGAGCGATCCGGATTCGGCGCTCGGTCTGGCGGCGGCGCGGGTGTTGACCGCGGCGTTGGCCACGCAGTCGAAGGTCGCGTTGCCGGAGGCATTCAATCGTCAGGTCGGCGCCGCGCAACAGCGTCTGGCAGTCAGCTCGCAGCCGTTTGCCGAAGCGCTGAACCTATCGCTGCAAGCGTTCGATCAGACCCGCGCGACGGCGTTGCTGCAACGTCTGCTGCCACAGCAATCGACCCTCGAACGTGCGCTGGCGCTGAGTTGGTTGCAACGCAGCATCGCCCAGGCCTCGCCGACCATCGCGCTGATGCCGGGTGAAGGCTGGAAGAAAAACTACGGCGCGACCGGTGAAATGTTCTGGACCTGGCAGGGTGCGACACCGGTGCCGAGCGTGTTGTCGGTGTCCGGCATTCAGGAGCGTCCGCTGCGGGCGGCGTTGAGCTTCCAGACCCAGCAACCAGCGGTCGATCCAATGGCCGTGACCATCACCCGGCGCCTGTCGCGACTGGTGCCGGGCGACGAAGCGTTCACTTTCAAACTGGAGCCGGTCGGCAGCAAACCGCTGTCCAGCGACAGCCTGTACCTGGACGAAGTGATTCTCACCAGCAAGGCACCGAAACCGCTGCGCTACGGCATGCTCGAAGTGCCGTTGCCACCGGGCGCCGATGTCGAGCGCACCACTTGGGGCATCAAGTTGCAGGGCAAGGACGGCACTGAACCGACCGCGCTGGAGAAGGCGCGCTTCGAGCCGGGGCAACTGGCCTACGCGGTGCCGGTGGATGCGCTGAGCGGCGAATTGCGTCTGCGCCATCTGGTGCGTTTCTCGCAGAAGGGTCAGTTCAACCTGCCGCCGGTGCGTTTCACTCAGGTGTACGCGCCGCAGCATCAGGCTCAGGAAGCGAAAGCCGCCCTCGGTCAGGTCACGGTCAACTGA